The sequence GAGAGGCATTCTGGGACACCTGGGACTCCCGCTGGGGCTCCCGCTGGGGCTCCCGCTGTGGCTCCCGCTGTGGCTCCCGCTGTGGCTCCCGCTGTGGCTCCCGCCGGGACTCCCGCTGGGGCTCCCGCTGGGGCTCCCGCTGGGGCTCCCGCTGGGGCTCCCGCTGTGGCTCCCGCTGTGGCTCCCGCTGTGGCTCCCGCCGGGACTCCCGCTGGGGCTCCCGCTGGGGCTCCCGCTGGGGCTCCCGCTGGGGCTCCCGCCGGGACTCCCGCCGGGGCTCCCGCTGGGGCTCCCGCTGGGGCTCCCGCTGTGGCTCCCGCTGTGGCTCCCGCTGTGGCTCCCGCCGGGACTCCCGCCGGGGCTCCCGCCCTCGTCTGCCCTCTGCTGTCGGGTAGGGAGGGGCCGCTGTACTGGTGCTCAGCGGGGGGCGGTGGGAGACCGAGCTGGGAGTCTGCGGCACCAGTGGGACCAGGACTTTGGACTCTGGACGGAGACAGAGATCTGGAGCCGGTCCCATTGGATCTGAACTGGACATCATACTGGGAGAACCCTCGACTCTCGTCGGTCTCACAGGGGTCAGCGAACACCGAATGGTAGGCGGAgagggacgaggacgaggacgaggacgagagTAACGGGTGAGACGAGGAGAGGGAGCAgaacgaggaggacgaggaagactGGGAGGACCGATAGGTGTCCTCCAGTGGTTCCAGTTTGGACAGTTGTTGGGCGAGAGCCCCGACACTGGAGTCCAGTGGGTGGGGTTGTCTGGGTAACCactgggagggggcgggggagggggagcTGGTCTGCCTTACAATGTTGTCCACGTCCAGAAGTTTGTCAAACACCTGGGAGGACAGGAGGGTTTGTTCTCATCCTCGAATGACGCAGAGGCGTGTCTTAACGCGActccaaccaatcagagacgcGGGCTGACCTTCGTCATGGCGGGCCTCTTCCTCCCGCACTTGTCCAGACACCTGCAGGCCAGCGCCACCGTCTCCATCCAGCCGCCGGGCTCTGCAGACTGACCCGAGATCAGCCGCGGATCCAGACGTTTCCTCCAAGACGCCTCAGACCAGCCGCCCGGACCGTCCTCAACTTCGTCCCGCAAGTTCTTCTAAACAATCAGAGCCAGAACCGGGAACGTGTTCTAGATCAGtgtgagctctgtgtgtgtgtgtgtgtgtgtgcgtgcgtgtgtgcgcgcgtgcgcctTATACCAAGTATGTTTCTCCAGACTTCCCGTCTTTCTCCAGAGCTCGACGTCCCGTCAGAACCTCCAAcaacacctgaaacacacaaacgggtGACGTCACAGTCCTGAACCGGATCAGTCCGGACCAGGTCTAGCCTCAGAGCACGGAGGATCCGGTCTCTCGTGACTGTCGAGGCGTCGTTGGACCGTTTCACGGAGGCGTCTCACCACTCCGAAGCCGTAGACGTCCACGGCGGGCGTGGGCCGCCTGGTCCTCAGGTAGTCCTCGGGGAGGTAGGCCAGCGTCCCTCGAACCCGTCCCGTTTTACCCATCGATACGGTCTGAGACGCCGAGTGTCCCGCCGAGCAGCGGGCCGCGCAGCGAGCCAGGCCGAAGTCCGCCAGCTTCGCCACCAGGTGGCGGTCCAGCAGGATGTTcgagctgcaggggggggggggggagcagagacgCTCGCCTCGATCAATCAGCGGTTCGGCTGCGCGAGCGTTTCAGATCGCTGTCGCTCACGCGTACCTCTTCACGTCTCCGTGGATGAGCGCAGTCCCCCCCTCTGGTGGACAGTGAAGGAACTGCAGAGCTGTTGACGCTCCTTTAACGATGTCCACTCTCTGAGACCAAGACAGGAAGCCGCtctcctgaaaacacacacacacacaacagataaacagacgcacacgcaccgtgtgtgtgtgtgtgtgtgtgtgtgtgtgtacgttgtGCAGCTGGTCCTCCAGCGATCTGTTGTCCATGTAGGTGTAGATGAGACACACGGAACCTTGTCCCTCACTGAAACCCAGCAGTTCTACGATGTTTGGATGTCTGAACCTGGACATGAAGAAAAGAGCCCCGTGagtccacgggggggggggggaggtatacagggtgtcctgtgtgtgtgtgggggggggggggggctcacttTGACAGTTGGTCCACTTCAGTCTGAAAGCTCTCCATCAACAGGGACAAATCCAAGAGAGAGTCCTACAGCGACAACACTGACCAATCACAATCCACTTCCTGTCAGCCACACAATAAAACactgctaatgttagcttacAATCGGTGCCAATGTTAGCTTACAATcggtgctaatgttagcttacAATcggtgctaatgttagcttacAATCGGCGCTAATGTTAGCTTACGTCAAGTATAACTGTTATTTTGTGACTCTCATTCTTCTGTGCTACATTAGCTAACAATAGCAATGAAAGCTGATTAGCTAATGCTAGCTTACAATCGGTGCTAACGTCAGCTACGACACACCAGAGGTTTGGAGGTGTGTCTGATctcggctgtgattggctgacctCTTTGAGCCTCTTGACGGCACAGTCGGTGTTCCTCAGGGTCACTCTGTACACGACGCCGAACCCCCCCTCGCCCAcctgcagggagggagagaagccCTGCGTCCCAGCATGCACCTCTTCATATGACCAGCACATCACCCCACTGCTGCATGCTGcgtcagctgggggggggggctgagggatgacatcatcatgagtGTTATTACACCGGagtctgtgtgcgtgtgagtgtgtgtgtgagtgtgttacCTGGGGAGACAGGCAGGGGGCAGACTGCAGATTGGAGGGGGGTGGGGCTGGTCTGGGGAGgggccttcctcctcctttacCGCCATCTTCCGCCGCTAAAACGTTTATTATCACATTAGTCAggacgatgtgtgtgtgtgtgtttgtgcgtgtgtgtgtttgtgtgtgtgtgcgtgtgtgtgtgtgtgtgtgtgcgtgtgcgtgtgtgtgtgtgtttgtcacctG is a genomic window of Brachionichthys hirsutus isolate HB-005 chromosome 2, CSIRO-AGI_Bhir_v1, whole genome shotgun sequence containing:
- the irak1 gene encoding interleukin-1 receptor-associated kinase 1; amino-acid sequence: MSLDRDGAFIFNLPPAVLWDFCQVMDGLSDRDWSRFASAVLQDQTAIRLALRRETRTDRVMSQWGNRNGRVKDLVDLLERLQLLRPRDIILGWASNQMPAFPPPPPPAAAGHRPHSWFDPPPKPCHAPPTLITLNVTTTAAEDGGKGGGRPLPRPAPPPSNLQSAPCLSPQPPPPADAACSSGVMCWSYEEVHAGTQGFSPSLQVGEGGFGVVYRVTLRNTDCAVKRLKEDSLLDLSLLMESFQTEVDQLSKFRHPNIVELLGFSEGQGSVCLIYTYMDNRSLEDQLHNESGFLSWSQRVDIVKGASTALQFLHCPPEGGTALIHGDVKSSNILLDRHLVAKLADFGLARCAARCSAGHSASQTVSMGKTGRVRGTLAYLPEDYLRTRRPTPAVDVYGFGVVLLEVLTGRRALEKDGKSGETYLKNLRDEVEDGPGGWSEASWRKRLDPRLISGQSAEPGGWMETVALACRCLDKCGRKRPAMTKVFDKLLDVDNIVRQTSSPSPAPSQWLPRQPHPLDSSVGALAQQLSKLEPLEDTYRSSQSSSSSSFCSLSSSHPLLSSSSSSSSLSAYHSVFADPCETDESRGFSQYDVQFRSNGTGSRSLSPSRVQSPGPTGAADSQLGLPPPPAEHQYSGPSLPDSRGQTRAGAPAGVPAGATREPRRESRREPQREPQREPQREPQRESRREPQREPQREPQREPQREPQREPQREPQRESRREPQREPQREPQREPQREPQREPQRESQVSQNASLLWGGGRSREESRGPEESDELDFLPPAERH